Proteins from a single region of Plasmodium brasilianum strain Bolivian I chromosome 13, whole genome shotgun sequence:
- a CDS encoding threonylcarbamoyl-AMP synthase: MMAEIIKGEDLLKHDYIKKRLKEHIGMNYLIGFPTETVYGLGGNSLSEKSLTNIFQMKNRPISDPIISHVYDVTQAYDQLYHVNVFEKYIIYILNKNFWPGPLSIIAKGKKDLPLILTAHTNFCAVRIPNNRIAREIIKICGIPIAAPSANKFQHISPTNSLHVFEEFQNENILIFDDGQCDIGIESTVLKITKFRKGMWNKGGSVSSGLNGCVCHSNDNNSNSNKYSSFHNIANNNKINEHNSYSNIPNDSNYGDDYSHREEITTDDEYEKEYTEEMDYLRQGLNCKGAYTDLEIYENLKNIFDSIEERKGKEVKKYIFEKIEKYKRLYNYRIKIYRRGKYTKDDIEYVLKHNSLLSDIQVDLYEKIKFENIGLFQNREKGICKNGSTIKGDKYKIQMNGNENTNHGQNGNENTNHGQNGNGNANHGQNGSRNTNHGSQESRNMNNSSINDVCVYEMNGEKEGCFAKCEYNKSEEEEEKNEVSPGLLLTHYSPLVSTYMIDLIYDNENKEMMKNKISSINLLKCICLDIGNTFLNYQDRFLKYINISYDKRLQKKEQLNYVMKNFFLYLRQAESLAIKHQAENILISVVHLKVSDEVSLSIFDRIIRSASGKLLKCYINKNEQFEVFKS, from the coding sequence atgatggCGGAAATTATAAAAGGAGAGGATTTGTTAAAACATgactatattaaaaagaggTTAAAGGAGCATATAGGGATGAACTATTTGATTGGATTCCCAACTGAGACGGTATACGGATTAGGTGGTAATTCATTAAGTGAAAAGTCATTGACAAATATATTTCAGATGAAAAATAGACCCATAAGTGATCCAATAATTTCTCATGTATATGATGTAACACAAGCATATGATCAGTTGTATCATGTAAatgtttttgaaaaatatattatttatatattaaataaaaatttctgGCCAGGTCCTTTATCTATTATAgctaaaggaaaaaaagatttacCATTGATTTTAACAGCTCATACAAATTTTTGTGCTGTTCGAATACCAAATAATAGAATTGCAAGAgagattataaaaatttgtgGAATACCAATTGCTGCCCCGTCAGCTAACAAATTTCAGCACATAAGCCCAACAAATTCTTTGCATGTTTTTGAAGAgtttcaaaatgaaaatattttaatttttgatgaTGGTCAGTGTGATATAGGAATCGAATCGACTGTTTTAAAGATTACAAAATTTAGGAAAGGGATGTGGAACAAAGGGGGAAGTGTTTCTAGCGGCCTTAATGGTTGTGTCTGTCatagtaatgataataacagtaacagtaataaatatagtagttttcataatattgctaataacaataaaattaatgagcATAATAGTTATAGTAATATTCCTAATGATAGTAATTATGGCGATGATTACAGCCATAGAGAGGAAATAACCACTGATGATGAATATGAAAAGGAATATACTGAAGAAATGGACTATTTAAGACAGGGTTTAAACTGCAAAGGAGCGTATACAGatttagaaatatatgaaaatttaaaaaatatatttgattcTATTGAAGAGAGGAAAGGAAAAGAggttaaaaaatacatttttgagAAAATTGAAAAGTATAAACGTTTGTATAATTATCGAATTAAAATTTACAGGAGAGGCAAGTATACGAAAGATGACATTGAATATGTTTTGAAGCACAACAGTTTGTTAAGTGATATACAGGTtgatttatatgaaaaaataaaatttgaaaatattggGCTTTTTCAAAACAGGGAAAAGGGAATTTGCAAAAATGGTAGCACCATCAAAggagataaatataaaattcagATGAATGGGAATGAAAATACAAATCATGGCCAGAATGGGAATGAAAATACAAATCATGGCCAGAATGGTAATGGAAATGCAAATCATGGCCAGAATGGGAGTAGAAATACAAATCATGGCTCGCAGGAGAGTAGAAACATGAATAACTCCTCGATTAAtgatgtatgtgtgtatgaaATGAACGGTGAGAAGGAAGGCTGCTTCGCGAAGTGTGAATATAACAAATCAGAAGAGGAGGAAGAGAAGAACGAAGTAAGTCCAGGATTACTTTTAACCCATTACAGTCCACTCGTTTCTACATACATGATAGATTTAATTtatgataatgaaaataaggaaatgatgaaaaataaaatttcaagTATCAACTTGTTGAAGTGTATATGTTTAGATATAggaaatacatttttaaattatcagGATCgtttcttaaaatatattaatatatcatatgaTAAACgtttgcaaaaaaaagagcagttaaattatgtaatgaagaatttttttttatacctaAGACAGGCAGAAAGTTTAGCAATCAAACATCAAGCGGAGAACATACTTATATCAGTCGTTCACTTGAAGGTATCCGACGAGGTTTCTTTATCCATTTTTGATCGAATAATTAGATCCGCATCGGgaaaattgttaaaatgttatatcaACAAAAACGAGCAGTTTGAGGTTTTTAAATCGTAG
- a CDS encoding cytochrome c1 heme lyase: MKEENNTEISNAKEKSSIPSNRGIWYYPSKNQFYNTTRRKGYSFSREELDVALKIHNAVNEETWKKIMKKEQKYFDICKEQKLIRFIGLPTKLSLKAFMLTLIGYSRPFDRHDWYIDRCGNTIKYIIDYYDGKSDNNAPVSIFIDVRPEFSYNNIIDHLKILYIKVWHQISTCTSINSFSVIKRKLHGKYITLYTNLMKFALDNFAW, encoded by the exons atgaaagaagaaaataatacagAAATAAGTAATGCTAAAGAAAAATCTTCTATACCATCAAATAGAGGCATTTGGTATTATCCATCAAAAAACCAGTTCTACAACACAACGAGAAGAAAAG GATATTCCTTTTCCAGAGAAGAGCTTGATGTTGCTTTGAAAATTCATAATGCCGTAAATGAAGAaacatggaaaaaaataatgaaaaaagaacaaaaatattttgatatatgtAAAGAACAGAAGCTTATAAGATTTATAGGGCTACCTACCAAATTATCGCTTAAAGCATTTATGTTAACCCTGATTGGGTATAGCAGACCATTTGATAGACATGACTGGTACATTGATAGATGTGGAAACACAATCAA ATACATAATAGATTACTATGATGGAAAAAGTGATAACAATGCTCCTGTTTCAATCTTTATTGATGTCAGACCAGAATTCAGTTACAACAACATAATAGACCATTTGAAAATACTATATATCAAagttt GGCATCAAATAAGCACTTGTACTTCAATTAACAGTTTTAGtgtaataaaaaggaaactACATGGGAAATATATTACTCTTTACACCAATTTGATGAAATTTGCTTTAGATAATTTTGCCTGGTaa
- a CDS encoding nucleosome assembly protein — MATTENNQPIPAEEEKEISSLLESIKIDEEKMVDLTEEQKETLKKLKLYQKEYYDYESKFEYELFLLRQKYHDLYGPIYDKRREALVGTGEAKIGTPNLPEFWLRALRNNNTVSHVIEDHDEEILVYLNDIRCDYIKKNKEKKEGFILSFHFASNPFFSNTVLTKTYHMKCVDCDNEPVLLHTEATVIDWYDNKNILKKHVVKKQHNKNSREVKTVQQTVNRDSFFHFFTSHKVPNSNVIKQLSKHEVAQLEMIIEGDYEVALTIKERIIPYAVDYYLGIIIESESNSIVSDVDSSYSSSENNSNYNSYESNNSAYNDENSNVDTNEYDDNEEDEDEAAKSNEEPLTS, encoded by the exons ATGGCAACTACTGAGAATAACCAA ccAATCCCTGCtgaagaagaaaaggaaatttCCTCGCTTTTAGAAAGCATAAAaatag aTGAGGAAAAGATGGTAGATTTAACAGAAGAACAGAAGGAAACGTTAAAGAAGCTGAAACTATACCAGAAAGAATATTATGACTATGAATCAAAATTTGAATATgaattatttctattaagACAGAAATATCATGACTTATATGGGCCAATTTATGATAAAAGAAGAGAAGCATTAGTAGGAACAGGTGAAGCAAAAATAGGCACACCTAATTTACCAGAATTTTGGCTAAGAgctttaagaaataataatacagtAAGTCATGTAATAGAAGATCATGATGAAGAAATTTTAGTTTACTTAAATGATATTCGATgtgattatataaaaaaaaataaagaaaaaaaagagggatttattttatcatttcattTTGCTTCAAATCCATTTTTTAGCAACACAGTTTTAACCAAAACATATCATATGAAATGTGTGGATTGTGATAACGAGCCTGTTTTATTACACACGGAAGCTACGGTCATTGATTGGTAtgacaataaaaatattttaaaaaaacatgtagtaaaaaaacaacataataaaaattcaagAGAAGTTAAAACAGTACAACAAACAGTTAATCGGGATagcttttttcatttttttacaagTCATAAAGTTCCTAATTCCAATGTGATAAAACAATTAAGTAAACATGAAGTAGCTCAGTTAGAAATGATAATAGAAGGAGACTATGAAGTTGCCTTAACGATTAAGGAAAGAATTATTCCATATGCCGTTGACTATTATTTGGGTATAATTATTGAAAGTGAAAGTAACAGTATTGTTAGTGATGTAGATAGTAGTTATAGCAGTAGTGAAAACAACAGTAATTACAATAGTTATGAAAGTAATAACAGTGCatataatgatgaaaatagtAATGTAGATACCAATGAGTATGATGATAATGAAGAAGATGAGGACGAAGCAGCCAAGAGTAATGAAGAGCCACTTACATCATAA